The proteins below are encoded in one region of Aquisphaera giovannonii:
- a CDS encoding acyl-CoA dehydrogenase family protein, translating to MTGDPLVDRAHELASRFLAPRAALADRAAGPPVEQVRHLAESGLLGLTTPPECGGLGASRKVVRDALAAVASGCGVTAFVCYQHLVGCRHLAGCGNGPLKDRLLPDLAAGRRFCSLAFSHIRRPGPPILRARADGDDWVFDGTAPWMTGWGLADDVLLAGVLPDGRSAWALAPLVEGESLRPSPPAHLCAMDASATVSLECRGLRVGPDRQVKAMTPAELAADTAGANLFFTSLSVGVTLAAIGLLRAIGPDAPFADAADALGRELARARAAVDRWDDPATPAEGRGDVTALRAHCIDLGVRASYAAVVASGGAANGLDHPAQRLYREAMVYSLVAQTRDLRVATLDRLVRPGASVPG from the coding sequence ATGACAGGCGACCCCCTCGTCGATCGAGCCCACGAGCTGGCCTCCCGGTTCCTGGCCCCCCGCGCCGCCTTGGCCGACCGGGCGGCGGGGCCGCCGGTGGAGCAGGTCCGGCACCTGGCGGAGTCCGGGCTGCTCGGCCTGACGACGCCGCCGGAATGCGGCGGGCTCGGGGCGTCCCGGAAGGTCGTCCGCGACGCCCTCGCGGCCGTGGCCTCCGGCTGCGGCGTCACGGCCTTCGTCTGCTATCAGCACCTCGTCGGCTGCCGGCATCTCGCCGGGTGCGGCAACGGGCCGCTGAAGGACCGCCTGCTGCCGGACCTCGCCGCCGGGCGCCGGTTCTGCTCGCTGGCCTTCTCCCACATCCGCCGGCCGGGCCCGCCGATCCTCCGGGCCCGGGCCGACGGCGACGACTGGGTCTTCGACGGGACCGCCCCGTGGATGACCGGCTGGGGCCTGGCCGACGACGTGCTCCTCGCCGGCGTGCTGCCGGACGGCCGCTCCGCCTGGGCGCTCGCCCCGCTCGTCGAGGGCGAGTCGCTGCGGCCCTCGCCCCCCGCGCACCTCTGCGCCATGGACGCCTCGGCCACCGTCTCCCTGGAGTGCCGCGGCCTCCGCGTCGGGCCCGATCGCCAGGTCAAGGCGATGACGCCCGCCGAGCTGGCGGCCGACACGGCGGGCGCGAATCTCTTCTTCACGTCCTTATCCGTCGGCGTGACGCTCGCCGCCATCGGCCTACTGCGGGCCATCGGCCCCGACGCCCCGTTCGCCGACGCGGCGGACGCCCTGGGCCGGGAGCTGGCCCGGGCCCGGGCCGCCGTCGACCGCTGGGACGACCCGGCGACGCCGGCGGAGGGCCGCGGCGACGTCACCGCCCTGCGGGCCCATTGCATCGACCTGGGCGTGCGCGCGTCTTACGCCGCCGTGGTCGCCTCCGGCGGCGCGGCCAACGGCCTGGACCACCCCGCCCAGCGCCTCTACCGCGAGGCGATGGTCTACTCGCTGGTCGCCCAGACGCGCGACCTCCGCGTCGCGACGCTCGACCGCCTGGTCCGCCCGGGCGCCTCGGTCCCCGGCTGA
- a CDS encoding type 1 glutamine amidotransferase domain-containing protein yields the protein MRVLMVLTSHDQLGNTGRKTGFWLEEFAAPYYTFLDAGATVTLASPKGGQPPIDPVSDEPEGQTDWTRRFKQDPAAQAALASTSRLADVRAGDHDTVFYPGGHGPMWDLAEDPTSIALIEAFYDAGKPVAAVCHAPGVLHRVRHQGRPLVEGKRVTGFTNGEEEAVHLTKVVPFLVEDELKRLGALYEKGPDWASFVVTDGRLVTGQNPASSRAAAEALLKLLA from the coding sequence ATGAGGGTCCTCATGGTCCTGACCTCCCACGACCAACTCGGGAACACGGGGCGGAAGACCGGGTTCTGGCTCGAGGAGTTCGCTGCGCCGTACTACACGTTCCTCGACGCCGGGGCGACGGTGACGCTCGCGTCGCCGAAGGGGGGGCAGCCGCCCATCGACCCGGTCAGCGACGAGCCGGAGGGGCAGACCGATTGGACGCGTCGGTTCAAGCAGGATCCCGCCGCGCAGGCGGCGCTCGCGAGCACCTCGCGCCTGGCCGACGTCCGGGCCGGGGATCATGACACCGTCTTCTATCCCGGCGGCCACGGGCCGATGTGGGACCTGGCGGAGGACCCGACCTCGATCGCACTCATCGAGGCCTTCTACGACGCCGGCAAGCCGGTCGCCGCCGTCTGCCATGCGCCGGGGGTCCTCCATCGGGTCCGGCACCAGGGCCGGCCGCTCGTGGAGGGGAAGCGGGTGACGGGCTTCACCAACGGCGAGGAGGAGGCCGTCCACCTCACGAAGGTCGTGCCCTTCCTCGTGGAGGACGAGCTGAAGCGACTGGGGGCGCTCTACGAGAAGGGGCCGGACTGGGCGAGCTTCGTCGTCACCGACGGGCGGCTCGTCACCGGCCAGAACCCGGCCTCGTCCCGCGCGGCGGCCGAGGCGCTCCTCAAGCTCCTGGCCTGA
- a CDS encoding choice-of-anchor R domain-containing protein: MRTITSLALTAAILAWAAPARAGIAFDDFGPGDAFDQVEGYVAAGGGSFGVLTVAAQFTSAASGELSTIRLALAYLAGTNAFTVSLRADDGGMPGSTVLESFSLADLPAYGHPYAPESVTSVLHPSLVAGSKYWLEVAAADTSTLGTWNFNTTDASGLVSQTGSGTLTGTLPAFAVNVTAVPEPSSLALSGAALACVAASALRRRATAGRIGPLRHRPR; encoded by the coding sequence ATGCGGACGATCACGAGCCTGGCCCTTACGGCGGCGATCCTGGCCTGGGCGGCGCCCGCGCGGGCGGGCATCGCCTTCGACGACTTCGGGCCGGGGGACGCATTCGACCAGGTCGAAGGCTACGTCGCGGCCGGCGGGGGCAGCTTCGGCGTCCTCACGGTCGCCGCGCAGTTCACGTCGGCCGCCTCGGGCGAGCTCTCGACGATCCGGCTCGCCCTGGCGTACCTCGCGGGCACGAACGCCTTCACGGTGTCGCTCCGGGCCGACGACGGCGGCATGCCGGGCTCGACCGTGCTGGAGTCGTTCTCCCTGGCGGACCTCCCCGCGTACGGCCACCCCTACGCGCCGGAGTCCGTCACCTCGGTGCTCCACCCCTCCCTGGTCGCCGGCTCGAAGTACTGGCTGGAGGTCGCCGCCGCCGACACGAGCACGCTCGGGACCTGGAACTTCAACACGACCGACGCGAGCGGCCTGGTCTCCCAGACCGGGAGCGGGACGCTCACCGGGACCCTCCCCGCCTTCGCCGTGAACGTGACGGCGGTCCCCGAGCCGTCGTCGCTCGCCCTCTCCGGGGCCGCCCTGGCCTGCGTGGCCGCCTCCGCCCTGCGGCGTCGGGCGACGGCCGGCCGCATCGGCCCCCTCCGCCATCGGCCCCGCTGA